Proteins from a genomic interval of Brucella melitensis bv. 1 str. 16M:
- a CDS encoding Tm-1-like ATP-binding domain-containing protein gives MTAHTNSPRIMVIGTGDTKSDELLFMADVIERAGGSPVMIDVSILGNPPYEPAYSKHDVAEAAGTTVQAIIDSGDEHSAMALMAEGATALVRGLSQRGQVDGMIALGGSLGTDLALDIAAILPLVVPKFIVSTIAYSHLLPPERIAPDLMMILWAGGLYGLNPICRSVLSQACGAVVGAAKLVEKPSAEKPLIGMTHLGSSCLKYMRFLKPELEKRGYDVAIFHATGMGGRAYEAVAAQKGFVAVFDFCIQEVTNAESGSVVTSGPDRMENAGRAGIPQIIAPGAVDMVDMPAWQNVPEQFRDRPYHAHNRLIASITVSPEQRRAVARVVAAKLERAAAPVAFILPTGGVQEWDRNGEPLHEPEALGAFLDEMRGAVSGTITFEEVDAHINAPEFASRALAVFDRWVAEGIVVKGNVA, from the coding sequence ATGACTGCGCATACCAATTCCCCCCGCATTATGGTGATCGGCACGGGCGACACCAAGAGTGATGAACTGCTTTTCATGGCGGATGTCATCGAAAGGGCTGGCGGCTCACCGGTGATGATCGATGTCAGCATTCTGGGCAATCCGCCTTATGAGCCGGCTTATTCCAAGCATGATGTGGCTGAAGCCGCCGGAACGACGGTTCAGGCGATTATCGACAGCGGCGATGAACATAGCGCCATGGCCCTGATGGCCGAAGGGGCGACGGCTCTCGTTCGTGGCCTTTCGCAACGCGGCCAGGTCGATGGCATGATTGCGCTTGGCGGTTCGCTTGGCACGGACCTTGCGCTGGATATTGCGGCGATCCTGCCGCTTGTCGTGCCGAAATTCATCGTTTCGACCATTGCCTATTCACATCTTCTGCCGCCGGAGCGCATCGCGCCCGACCTCATGATGATCCTATGGGCCGGGGGGCTTTACGGCCTCAACCCGATCTGCCGCTCCGTTCTGTCGCAAGCCTGCGGCGCGGTGGTGGGCGCGGCGAAATTGGTGGAGAAGCCCAGTGCTGAAAAGCCGCTGATCGGCATGACGCATCTTGGTTCTTCCTGCCTCAAATATATGCGCTTTCTAAAACCGGAGCTGGAAAAACGCGGCTATGATGTTGCGATATTTCACGCCACGGGCATGGGTGGCCGCGCCTATGAGGCGGTTGCGGCGCAGAAGGGTTTTGTCGCCGTTTTCGATTTCTGCATACAGGAAGTGACCAATGCCGAGAGCGGCTCTGTGGTCACGTCCGGGCCGGACCGTATGGAAAATGCGGGGCGGGCAGGCATACCCCAGATCATCGCGCCGGGGGCGGTGGATATGGTGGATATGCCCGCCTGGCAGAATGTGCCGGAACAGTTCCGGGACCGGCCCTATCACGCCCATAACCGTCTGATTGCATCCATCACCGTTTCGCCGGAACAGCGCCGCGCAGTGGCCCGCGTGGTGGCAGCCAAGCTGGAGCGCGCCGCAGCACCGGTTGCCTTCATCCTGCCGACCGGCGGCGTGCAGGAATGGGATCGCAACGGCGAACCGCTGCATGAGCCGGAAGCGCTCGGTGCCTTTCTTGACGAGATGCGGGGTGCGGTTTCCGGGACAATCACTTTTGAGGAAGTGGATGCGCATATCAATGCGCCGGAATTTGCATCGCGCGCCCTTGCGGTCTTCGACCGCTGGGTCGCGGAAGGAATTGTAGTGAAAGGCAATGTTGCATGA
- a CDS encoding HAD family hydrolase — protein sequence MSKALILDFGGVVTRTLFETHDITERALGLPAGSLGWKGPFDPSTDPLWVSMQAREITERDYWMTRTRETGALLGENWTDMKTFVQRARGAEPELVLRPEARDAILRTKAAGLKLAILSNELDLFYGVEFRKRFPLIELFDVIVDATYTKILKPDPRAYEQVLAELALDRADCVFVDDQKKNIEGAEAVHLPHVHFDVTRPAESYAQALKMLGI from the coding sequence ATGAGCAAGGCTCTCATTCTCGACTTTGGCGGCGTGGTGACACGCACATTGTTCGAGACCCACGATATTACGGAAAGGGCGCTGGGCCTTCCCGCTGGAAGCCTTGGCTGGAAGGGACCGTTCGATCCTTCCACCGACCCGCTCTGGGTGTCGATGCAGGCGCGTGAAATTACCGAACGCGATTACTGGATGACGCGCACCCGCGAAACCGGCGCGCTTCTGGGGGAAAACTGGACGGACATGAAAACCTTTGTCCAGCGTGCGCGCGGCGCGGAGCCGGAACTGGTGCTGCGCCCGGAAGCGCGCGATGCCATCCTGAGGACAAAGGCGGCAGGTTTGAAGCTTGCGATCCTCTCTAACGAGCTTGACCTTTTCTATGGCGTGGAGTTTCGCAAGCGTTTCCCGCTGATCGAGCTTTTCGATGTGATCGTGGACGCCACCTACACCAAGATCCTGAAACCCGACCCGCGCGCCTATGAACAGGTGCTGGCGGAACTGGCGCTCGACCGTGCCGATTGTGTGTTCGTCGACGACCAGAAGAAAAATATCGAAGGGGCGGAGGCAGTCCACCTGCCGCATGTGCACTTCGACGTGACCCGGCCTGCGGAAAGCTATGCGCAGGCGCTGAAAATGCTCGGAATTTGA
- a CDS encoding aspartate aminotransferase family protein, producing the protein MRDSNFLIENNARHLWHPMAHPAEMQANPPRIVNGGEGVEVIDIHGKKVLDAVGGLWNVNLGYSCEPVKKAIRDQLDSLPYYSTFRGTTNSPLIELSYELAEFFKEDGLTRAFFTSGGSDSVETALRLARQFHKINGQPERTKFVSLKKGYHGTHFGGASVNGNANFRRNYEPLLPGVFHLAAPYPYRNPFNMDDPAAIAAAIARQFEDEIAFQGADTIAAFIMEPVLGAGGVIVPHESFMPLMREICDRHGILLIADEVITAFGRTGAWTGSRGWGVKPDMMTTAKAITNGYFPFGAVMISDKVASVFEANKNSLGAIGHGYTYSGHPVGAAAALATLKETARANTAANAGARGVELMAGLNQLKEKHELVGDVRGKGLMAALELVSDREKKSAAAKTVVQKVYDVAYEEGVMVRTSGANVIISPPLVITPADVNRIVSALDAGLSAAKGQ; encoded by the coding sequence ATGCGTGATTCCAATTTCCTGATCGAGAACAATGCCCGCCACCTGTGGCACCCCATGGCGCATCCGGCGGAGATGCAGGCCAATCCGCCCCGCATCGTCAATGGTGGCGAGGGCGTCGAGGTGATCGACATTCACGGCAAGAAGGTTCTCGATGCGGTGGGCGGTCTGTGGAACGTCAATCTGGGCTATTCCTGCGAGCCGGTGAAGAAGGCGATCCGCGACCAGCTCGACAGCCTGCCTTATTATTCGACCTTTCGCGGCACGACCAATTCGCCTCTGATCGAGCTTTCCTATGAGCTGGCCGAATTCTTCAAGGAAGACGGGCTGACGCGTGCTTTCTTCACGTCCGGCGGATCGGATTCGGTCGAAACGGCGCTGCGGCTTGCCCGCCAGTTCCACAAGATCAACGGACAGCCGGAACGCACGAAATTCGTTTCGCTGAAAAAGGGCTATCACGGCACGCATTTTGGCGGCGCTTCGGTCAATGGCAATGCCAATTTCCGCCGCAACTATGAGCCGCTTCTGCCGGGCGTGTTCCATCTGGCGGCACCCTATCCCTATCGCAACCCGTTCAATATGGACGACCCGGCGGCGATTGCTGCGGCCATTGCGCGCCAGTTTGAGGATGAAATCGCGTTTCAGGGTGCGGACACCATTGCCGCCTTCATCATGGAGCCGGTTCTGGGGGCAGGGGGCGTGATCGTGCCGCATGAAAGCTTCATGCCGCTGATGCGTGAAATCTGCGACCGGCACGGCATTCTCCTGATTGCCGATGAGGTCATCACGGCTTTCGGGCGCACCGGCGCATGGACCGGCTCGCGCGGCTGGGGCGTGAAACCCGATATGATGACGACCGCCAAGGCGATCACCAATGGCTATTTCCCCTTCGGTGCGGTGATGATTTCCGACAAGGTGGCAAGCGTTTTTGAGGCGAACAAAAATTCGCTTGGCGCAATCGGCCATGGCTACACCTATTCCGGCCATCCGGTGGGTGCCGCAGCCGCCCTTGCCACGCTGAAGGAAACGGCGCGCGCCAACACGGCGGCCAATGCCGGGGCGCGCGGTGTCGAACTTATGGCGGGGCTCAATCAACTGAAGGAAAAGCACGAGCTTGTGGGTGACGTGCGCGGCAAGGGCCTGATGGCGGCGCTGGAACTCGTTTCCGATCGGGAAAAGAAAAGTGCTGCCGCCAAGACCGTGGTGCAGAAGGTTTATGACGTCGCCTATGAGGAAGGCGTCATGGTGCGCACTTCCGGCGCCAATGTCATCATTTCGCCGCCGCTTGTCATCACGCCTGCCGATGTGAACCGCATTGTTTCTGCGCTCGATGCTGGCCTTTCCGCCGCGAAGGGACAATGA